The following is a genomic window from Bernardetia sp..
GATAAGTTTTTGATAACGATATTCAACAGAATCTTTCATTAAAGACAAAACTCGTAGTTGTAGATAAGTATAACCTCTAGAAGCTTTTATATAAAAAAAATTCGCCATTTTATGAATTTGATTGCGAATAATATCCTTATTCTTTAATGACAAACAATAAAATGTACTTTCTTCTATGCAATCTATATTTAAAGTAGATTTTTTTTGAAATTGATAGGCATAGTAATCACTTACCCAATATCCTTCTCTAGCAAACTGAATGATATGCTCCTTTCCTTTATCATCAATTTCATAAGATTTTACCAATCCCGAAACAATTAAATACTCTTCTTCAACAAATTGATTTTCTTGAATTAAAAATTGATGTTTTTTGAGTGTTTTAAGAGAAAAATAACTAGATACAAATATCCACTCCTCTTCTGTAAGAGGACAAACTTGTTCAATATGATTTCTTAAAAACTGAAAATCATTTTTCATTTACATAAATTTTTGGTAGTGTCTTAAAAAGTATAATTACCAGCTCTCGCTCGCATTTTGCGAGTGAGCAATATATATTTAGGCTTCTAGCCTTCTGTATTTCGTTATTCTAAATATAAGACAAAATTCTTAACATAGCTAAAGCAAATACAAAAATCACGGCAGGGATGCCGAATACATAGTCCTAACTCGCTTCCAAGCGAGCTAGAGCTAATTTTTTCATTCATTCTTCGGCAGCCAAGATGCAGCAGGGGAGCTAGAGATATTTTTTATTTATTTGCAGCCGAGATGCAGCAGGTAAATCAATACCAATCAGATACTACTTCATCAATTTGTAAAAGAAAAAAGTAAAGAGGACGAGATACAGCATATATCTTAACACCATGAAGTTTCATTTCAGTTTCCATAACTAACAATTTGTATTTAAGAGGACAGCTTCGGTAAAACTCTTTTATATCTTCTACAATATTTAGTACAATATCTTTTTTACTGTAATGATATGGTTTATACCCAAGTTCTTTACATTTTCTAGCATATAATATTAGAGTTTTATCTATCACTTTGGAAAAGGTAAAACGATAATCGTGATTCTGAAATTGAATATTAAATGTACTATCAAAACTACTTTTATAATCATACAATAGGGGGAGAATCTTTTTTTTACCAAAAAAGATTTCCCTATCTATGATATTAGATAAAAGAATACAGTTGTAAAGTTCTGAACGACTCGTTTTACGTAAATTTCTTGCTTTTGGTAAGTACTCCTGTACATAATTTATGAACTCATTGTAAGAAATTTTTTTATCTATAATATTTAGAGGGACAAGGTCAAGAACTTCTCTTAGACTATCTGATTTGTGTCTATATTTTATATA
Proteins encoded in this region:
- a CDS encoding Crp/Fnr family transcriptional regulator, which encodes MKNDFQFLRNHIEQVCPLTEEEWIFVSSYFSLKTLKKHQFLIQENQFVEEEYLIVSGLVKSYEIDDKGKEHIIQFAREGYWVSDYYAYQFQKKSTLNIDCIEESTFYCLSLKNKDIIRNQIHKMANFFYIKASRGYTYLQLRVLSLMKDSVEYRYQKLI